In Gemmatimonadaceae bacterium, the genomic stretch GAGAGAGTCCCGCTGGGCGTGAGTGTCGCAGTCCTCGTCGCAGAATCGTACACAACACTCCCTGGAACAGCGGCACCACCGGTAAATGCAAGACTGAAAGCTGTGTTAACGGTTGATGCGTTCATGTCTTCGCTGAACGTCACAGTAATCGTCGTATCCCTCGGTACATTTATTGAGTCCGTCGGCGTCCGGGCGATCACGGTCGGCGCTATCAAGTCGGTCACAGTCGTAAACGTGGACGTCGATGTCGCCGCCAGCGCGTTCCCCGCCACGTCCTTCACTCCCGTCGTCACGGTGATCGTGTAGCTCGTGTTGTTCGCCAGATCCGCCGTCGGGTCGAGAGTAGCCGTGTTCGTCGCAGAGTTGTACGTCACCGTGCCGGCTATCGGAGATCCACCCGCGGTCGGCGTGAGGGTAATGTTCGTTGAGTTGATCGTCGTGGCATTCATCGGCTCGCTGAATGTCACCGTCACGTTCGTATTGATGGCGATGCCGGTGGCGCCGTTGGTCGG encodes the following:
- a CDS encoding Ig-like domain-containing protein — encoded protein: TVNITFSEAMDATTVSATNITVRVTSSGTAVTGTVAYNTTTRVATFTPASPLAQSTGYSVTVSTGVKDAAGNALAAPFQFAFSTGDTAAPTIVARTPTNGATGIAINTNVTVTFSEPMNATTINSTNITLTPTAGGSPIAGTVTYNSATNTATLDPTADLANNTSYTITVTTGVKDVAGNALAATSTSTFTTVTDLIAPTVIARTPTDSINVPRDTTITVTFSEDMNASTVNTAFSLAFTGGAAVPGSVVYDSATRTATLTPSGTLSATTSYTATVTTAAKDTAGNGLTGNFSFAFKTGS